Proteins co-encoded in one Microbacterium hydrocarbonoxydans genomic window:
- a CDS encoding acyl-CoA desaturase, giving the protein MISIAQVETTAATLGPVRQTYSGNAEFPPMAHAYKQVSQVVKETGLLRRAGWFYVMVGAALAVALGGVITGFILLGDSWFQLLMAAALGIILTQVAFLAHEAAHRQILSSGPANFRLARILAAGVVGISYSWWDSKHTKHHGNPNQVGKDPDIEVDTISFLETDAAQSRGIVRLITRKQGWLFFPLLTLEGLNLHYLGVKHLVTSKKAKGRWIELGLIALRFAIVLVPVFMMLPLGMAFAFMGVQLAVFGVYMGASFAPNHKGMPIIDPSARLDFFSKQVRTSRNIRGGWWATWLMGGLNYQVEHHLFPNMPRPHLSKAREIVRDYCAANDVPYTETSLGRSYAIVIEYLNRVGLAAGADPFDCPAVSQFGRA; this is encoded by the coding sequence ATCATCTCCATTGCACAGGTCGAAACGACCGCAGCCACGCTCGGACCGGTACGCCAGACGTACTCCGGCAACGCAGAGTTCCCTCCCATGGCGCACGCCTACAAGCAGGTGTCGCAGGTGGTCAAGGAAACCGGACTCCTGCGACGCGCCGGCTGGTTCTACGTCATGGTGGGTGCCGCTCTCGCGGTCGCCCTCGGCGGCGTGATCACCGGATTCATCCTGCTCGGCGACAGCTGGTTCCAGCTGTTGATGGCCGCAGCGCTCGGCATCATCCTGACGCAGGTCGCGTTCCTCGCCCACGAGGCGGCGCACCGTCAGATCCTCTCCTCCGGGCCGGCGAACTTCCGCCTCGCCCGCATCCTCGCCGCCGGCGTCGTCGGCATCAGCTATTCCTGGTGGGATTCCAAGCACACCAAGCACCACGGCAACCCGAACCAGGTCGGCAAGGACCCCGACATCGAGGTCGACACGATCTCGTTCCTCGAGACCGACGCCGCGCAGTCTCGCGGGATCGTCCGTCTGATCACGCGCAAGCAGGGATGGCTGTTCTTCCCGCTGCTGACGCTCGAGGGCCTCAACCTCCACTATCTCGGCGTCAAGCACCTCGTGACGAGCAAGAAGGCCAAGGGTCGCTGGATCGAGCTGGGCCTCATCGCCCTCCGCTTCGCGATCGTCCTCGTGCCCGTCTTCATGATGCTCCCGCTCGGCATGGCCTTCGCCTTCATGGGCGTGCAGCTCGCCGTCTTCGGTGTCTACATGGGCGCATCCTTCGCGCCGAACCACAAGGGAATGCCGATCATCGATCCCAGCGCCCGTCTCGACTTCTTCTCGAAGCAGGTGCGCACCTCGCGCAACATCCGAGGCGGATGGTGGGCCACGTGGCTCATGGGCGGCCTCAACTACCAGGTCGAGCACCACCTGTTCCCGAACATGCCCCGCCCGCATCTGTCGAAGGCCCGTGAGATCGTCCGCGACTACTGCGCGGCGAACGACGTGCCGTACACGGAGACCAGCCTGGGTCGTTCCTACGCCATCGTCATCGAATACCTCAACCGCGTCGGCCTCGCGGCCGGTGCAGATCCGTTCGACTGCCCGGCGGTGTCGCAGTTCGGCCGCGCCTGA
- a CDS encoding response regulator transcription factor, producing MIRVIVADDHPIVRSGIVGLIALDPGLEVVGQAANGAEAVDLAARLHPDVVLMDLRMPGTSGIEATSRIAAALPDVRVLVLTTYETDDDILGAIEAGASGYLLKAAPQEEIVAGIRAVAEGHTVLAPTIAATLVTRMRGDRPGRPQLSPREREVLRLVAAGRSNPEIARELFIGEATVKTHLIHVFEKLEVSDRTRAVTLALELGLL from the coding sequence GTGATCCGAGTCATCGTCGCCGACGATCACCCGATCGTGCGGTCCGGCATCGTGGGACTCATCGCCCTCGATCCGGGGCTCGAGGTCGTCGGCCAGGCGGCGAACGGTGCCGAGGCGGTCGACCTGGCCGCTCGTCTGCACCCCGATGTCGTGCTGATGGATCTGCGGATGCCGGGAACCTCGGGCATCGAGGCGACGTCGCGCATCGCAGCCGCGCTGCCCGACGTGCGCGTGCTGGTGCTCACGACCTACGAGACCGACGACGACATCCTCGGTGCGATCGAGGCCGGGGCGAGCGGCTACCTGCTCAAGGCTGCGCCACAGGAGGAGATCGTCGCGGGGATCCGCGCCGTCGCCGAGGGGCACACGGTCCTCGCCCCGACGATCGCCGCCACGCTCGTCACGCGGATGCGCGGCGATCGACCGGGCAGACCGCAGCTGAGCCCGCGGGAGCGCGAGGTGCTGCGCCTCGTCGCGGCGGGGCGCAGCAACCCGGAGATCGCTCGAGAGCTGTTCATCGGCGAGGCCACGGTCAAGACCCATCTGATCCACGTCTTCGAGAAGCTCGAGGTCTCCGACCGCACCCGCGCCGTGACGCTCGCGCTGGAGCTCGGGCTGCTGTAG
- a CDS encoding sensor histidine kinase, whose product MSRMIRRERLGWDIAATALVLAVAGLALTLPENFAGSRWVLVAVAVGVFLLYAFGARAHVGIHEGIEDPAPAVSALLQVGMISLLAVGVAIEPNMLLLQTLVLPLIWMTSRSTLQAVLVTVGNGVVLGFAYGYWGDFTADALSTGFISSGLSTAFSLALGLWITRIAEWGVERQNLLAELTAAQAGLETASRQAGAIEERARLARDVHDTIAQSLASIVMLAERARLDGSPAAIELIESAAREALVEARALVTVTTPASSADSLGDALRRLGDRFARETGMRVDVSAPDAALARDVQVVLLRCAQEGLANVRKHSGAASTQVTLSISDSVELRIRDDGRGLGGVSIDDDRGFGLAGMRERVALVGGTLTVADGSQAGTALTVRIPLHAEKEMTP is encoded by the coding sequence ATGAGCCGCATGATCCGCCGAGAGCGCCTGGGGTGGGACATCGCCGCGACCGCGCTCGTGCTCGCGGTCGCAGGTCTCGCCCTCACCCTTCCCGAGAACTTCGCCGGGTCGCGCTGGGTGCTCGTCGCCGTCGCCGTCGGGGTCTTCCTGCTCTACGCGTTCGGCGCCCGCGCCCACGTGGGGATTCACGAGGGCATCGAGGATCCGGCGCCCGCCGTGTCGGCACTGCTGCAGGTCGGAATGATCTCGCTTCTCGCTGTGGGCGTCGCGATCGAGCCGAACATGCTGCTCCTGCAGACCCTGGTGCTGCCTCTCATCTGGATGACCTCGCGATCGACTCTGCAGGCCGTGCTGGTCACTGTGGGCAACGGCGTCGTGCTCGGCTTCGCCTACGGCTACTGGGGCGACTTCACCGCCGACGCCCTCAGCACCGGCTTCATCTCGTCCGGTCTGTCGACCGCGTTCAGCCTCGCGCTCGGCCTCTGGATCACGCGCATCGCCGAGTGGGGCGTCGAGCGCCAGAATCTGCTCGCAGAGTTGACCGCCGCTCAGGCGGGCCTCGAGACGGCGAGCCGACAGGCCGGCGCGATCGAAGAGCGCGCTCGTCTCGCTCGCGACGTCCACGACACCATCGCGCAGAGCCTCGCGAGCATCGTCATGCTCGCCGAGCGCGCACGCCTCGACGGATCTCCCGCCGCGATCGAGCTGATCGAGAGCGCGGCTCGGGAGGCACTCGTCGAGGCAAGGGCTCTCGTGACGGTGACCACACCCGCATCGTCCGCCGACTCGCTCGGAGACGCGCTCCGCCGCCTCGGCGATCGCTTCGCGAGGGAGACCGGCATGCGCGTCGATGTGTCGGCACCGGATGCCGCGCTGGCGCGAGACGTGCAGGTCGTCCTGCTGCGCTGCGCGCAGGAGGGCCTCGCGAACGTGCGCAAGCACTCCGGCGCCGCTTCGACCCAGGTCACGCTCTCGATCTCCGATTCCGTGGAGCTCCGCATCCGAGATGACGGTCGCGGACTCGGCGGCGTCTCGATCGACGATGACCGCGGGTTCGGTCTCGCGGGGATGCGGGAGCGGGTCGCCCTCGTCGGCGGCACCCTGACAGTCGCGGACGGATCACAGGCGGGCACCGCCCTGACCGTGCGAATACCGCTGCACGCCGAGAAGGAGATGACGCCGTGA
- a CDS encoding ABC transporter permease: MSLTTAPTRFGLPRTIRLGVRRIGFELRQYFRAGDQVFFTFLFPTVMYLIFATIFTGDVGEGADKISMATYYLPGLIAGGIFLSGVQGLSIEIAVEKSDGTLKRLGSTPISPATYFIGKIGEVFVTAILQMALLLTVAVVLYKVQLPSDTDSWGVFAWVFVLGLLSCTLLGIALSALPRSGKTASAVVIPVVLLLQFISGVYIAFSALPEWLQNVAAVFPLKWIAQGMRAAILPDSFKVAEPGGEWALGLVAIMLTVWLVAGLLLSRATFRWIRHSG, from the coding sequence ATGAGCCTCACGACCGCGCCGACGCGTTTCGGACTCCCCCGCACGATCCGGCTCGGCGTGCGTCGCATCGGCTTCGAGCTGCGACAGTACTTCCGTGCGGGCGATCAGGTCTTCTTCACGTTCCTGTTCCCCACCGTGATGTACCTGATCTTCGCGACCATCTTCACCGGCGACGTCGGCGAGGGCGCCGACAAGATCAGCATGGCGACCTACTATCTCCCGGGACTCATCGCGGGTGGCATCTTCCTCTCGGGCGTGCAGGGTCTGTCGATCGAGATCGCCGTCGAGAAGAGCGACGGCACGCTCAAGCGCCTCGGCAGCACTCCGATCTCGCCCGCCACGTACTTCATCGGCAAGATCGGCGAGGTCTTCGTGACGGCGATCCTGCAGATGGCGCTGCTCCTCACCGTCGCGGTCGTGCTCTACAAGGTGCAGCTGCCCTCCGACACCGACTCGTGGGGCGTGTTCGCCTGGGTCTTCGTGCTCGGTCTGCTCTCGTGCACGCTGCTCGGAATCGCCCTCTCGGCCCTCCCCCGTTCAGGCAAGACGGCATCGGCGGTGGTGATCCCGGTCGTCCTGCTGCTGCAGTTCATCTCGGGTGTCTACATCGCGTTCTCGGCCCTGCCCGAGTGGCTGCAGAACGTCGCGGCGGTGTTCCCCCTCAAGTGGATCGCGCAGGGCATGCGCGCCGCGATCCTGCCCGACTCGTTCAAGGTCGCCGAACCGGGCGGCGAGTGGGCCCTCGGGCTCGTGGCGATCATGTTGACGGTCTGGCTCGTCGCGGGCCTCCTCCTCAGCCGTGCGACCTTCCGCTGGATCCGACACAGCGGATGA
- a CDS encoding ABC transporter ATP-binding protein: MTDSVIEVRALRKDYGGFAAVDDISFDIRRGETFALLGPNGAGKSTTIEILEGYRHRTSGEVRVLGVDPQRGGLDWKARLGIVLQSTGEAGNFTVRELLTEFAGYYPRPRDIDEVIAAVGLEQKQRSRAGRLSGGQQRRLDVALGIIGRPEMLFLDEPTTGFDPEARRQFWDLIRSLKAEGTSILLTTHYLDEAAQLGDRAAVIAAGRIAAIGPIDEIGGPDARTPVVRWRDAAGARHEQRTASPGALVSELQRTVGEPDSLEVVRPTLEDIYLGLIRQHDAASAADPTTADSRTDLKEQA; this comes from the coding sequence ATGACAGACAGCGTGATCGAGGTGCGGGCGCTCCGCAAGGACTACGGCGGGTTCGCCGCCGTCGACGACATCAGCTTCGACATCCGCCGGGGTGAGACGTTCGCGCTGCTCGGCCCGAACGGCGCGGGGAAGTCGACGACCATCGAGATCCTCGAGGGATACCGACACCGCACGTCCGGCGAGGTGCGTGTGCTCGGCGTCGACCCGCAGCGCGGCGGCCTGGACTGGAAGGCGCGCCTGGGCATCGTGCTGCAGTCGACCGGCGAAGCGGGCAACTTCACCGTGCGTGAGCTGCTCACCGAGTTCGCCGGGTACTACCCGCGCCCTCGCGACATCGATGAGGTGATCGCCGCGGTGGGCCTCGAGCAGAAGCAGCGCTCCCGAGCGGGAAGACTCTCGGGCGGGCAGCAGCGCCGCCTCGACGTCGCGCTGGGGATCATCGGTCGACCGGAGATGCTGTTCCTCGACGAACCGACCACGGGATTCGACCCCGAGGCCCGACGCCAGTTCTGGGACCTCATCCGCTCTCTCAAGGCCGAGGGGACCAGCATCCTGCTGACCACCCACTACCTCGACGAGGCGGCTCAGCTCGGCGACCGCGCCGCAGTCATCGCTGCGGGTCGGATCGCGGCGATCGGACCGATCGACGAGATCGGCGGTCCCGACGCGCGAACTCCGGTGGTCCGCTGGCGGGATGCTGCGGGTGCACGTCATGAGCAGCGCACGGCGAGCCCCGGAGCACTCGTCTCGGAACTGCAGAGGACGGTGGGCGAGCCGGACTCGTTGGAGGTCGTGCGTCCGACCCTCGAGGACATCTATCTCGGCCTGATCCGGCAGCACGACGCCGCATCCGCCGCCGACCCCACGACAGCCGACAGCCGCACCGACCTGAAGGAGCAGGCATGA
- a CDS encoding cell division initiation protein gives MSETPSNDRTPDFFDKLIEETPREQSGFTASFRGYDKAEVDSALSALRNQLQQAKADLADAEARHEDALEAMRDEERSAREELEAELTTIKAKAAETEQQVLTLTNELVDTPRADGQDAPSREQFETILRVAEDQANVLIQNAAVQADRLMAAAREEVTTQRAEAEADVIRIIAQAQHDADQIRLKIDTEYTAHEATIEREAAHAAEKVHQATQEATAIRTEAEKGAAALRSLVTRETTQLRADAEREVREMNARVLEFEETLTRRQDDAQQEFLVLHNQAVAHAERVTADANEQVRTSLEHAQRISGKADDYERLMRSQAQTIEADAQVRARDTLDRARVKSQKIVDSVTSHTSQVLRDAEDQARQLRWQQQQLASFMAEVRELIRPDGIFSDAAPAADSATGSSVTRLDDADDLFADDADDDIETVHAEMVTESDDDATPVEEFRGDEALDDELLDDDAATIDGKITIEVVEADDTSSR, from the coding sequence ATGAGCGAAACCCCGTCCAACGATCGAACGCCCGACTTCTTCGACAAGCTGATCGAAGAGACCCCCCGCGAGCAGTCCGGCTTCACGGCCTCGTTCCGAGGCTACGACAAGGCCGAGGTCGACTCCGCGCTGAGCGCCCTGCGCAACCAGCTGCAGCAGGCCAAGGCCGATCTCGCCGATGCCGAGGCCCGCCACGAAGACGCGCTCGAGGCCATGCGCGACGAAGAGCGCTCGGCCCGCGAAGAGCTCGAGGCAGAGCTCACCACCATCAAGGCGAAGGCGGCCGAAACCGAGCAGCAGGTGCTGACCCTCACCAACGAGCTCGTCGACACCCCTCGCGCCGACGGCCAGGACGCCCCCTCGCGCGAGCAGTTCGAGACCATCCTCCGCGTCGCCGAGGACCAGGCCAACGTCCTCATCCAGAACGCCGCGGTGCAGGCGGACCGCCTGATGGCCGCCGCCCGCGAAGAGGTCACGACCCAGCGCGCCGAGGCTGAGGCCGATGTGATCCGCATCATCGCGCAGGCTCAGCACGATGCAGACCAGATCCGTCTGAAGATCGACACCGAGTACACCGCTCACGAGGCGACGATCGAGCGCGAGGCCGCACACGCCGCCGAGAAGGTGCACCAGGCGACGCAGGAGGCCACGGCTATCCGCACCGAGGCCGAGAAGGGCGCGGCCGCGCTGCGCTCGCTCGTCACGCGTGAGACGACGCAGCTCCGCGCGGATGCCGAACGCGAGGTGCGCGAGATGAACGCGCGCGTGCTCGAGTTCGAAGAGACCCTCACGCGCCGCCAGGACGACGCGCAGCAGGAGTTCCTCGTGCTGCACAATCAGGCGGTCGCCCACGCCGAGCGAGTCACCGCCGATGCCAACGAGCAGGTCAGGACGTCGCTCGAGCACGCCCAGCGCATCTCGGGCAAGGCCGACGACTACGAGCGCCTCATGCGCTCGCAGGCTCAGACGATCGAGGCGGATGCTCAGGTGCGCGCCCGTGACACCCTCGACCGCGCCCGCGTGAAGTCGCAGAAGATCGTCGATTCGGTCACCTCGCACACCTCGCAGGTGCTGCGGGATGCCGAGGACCAGGCTCGGCAGCTGCGCTGGCAGCAGCAGCAGCTCGCCAGCTTCATGGCCGAGGTGCGCGAGCTCATCCGCCCCGATGGCATCTTCAGCGACGCCGCACCCGCCGCGGACTCCGCCACCGGATCATCGGTCACGCGTCTCGACGACGCCGATGACCTCTTCGCCGACGACGCGGACGACGACATCGAGACGGTGCACGCCGAGATGGTCACCGAGTCCGACGACGACGCCACCCCGGTCGAGGAGTTCCGAGGCGATGAGGCTCTCGACGACGAACTGCTCGATGACGACGCGGCGACGATCGACGGCAAGATCACGATCGAGGTCGTCGAGGCCGACGACACGTCCTCGCGCTGA
- a CDS encoding AEC family transporter: MLETFTGFAVVGVAIILGYVIGRIDLLGPHARHVLGRLIFFVLSPFLLFTVLAHADARMLFSSLLPVSAIAAVAVIAMYALIARLWWKRSVGETLIGALAAGQVNSNNIGIPLSLYLLGSAAYPAPVVLLQLLIFTPISLTILDAVTSDRVSLRKTLVRTATNPIIIGSVLGTLVSVFSIRVPEIVMQPAQLIADAAVPVLLISYGISLHGQRVLGAPGRRRDIIVASGLKLVAMPLIAWVMAEFVFGLSPAEVLIVVVLAALPTAQNVFNYSQRYDVGETISRDTVFLTTVGCLPVLVLIMVLLG; the protein is encoded by the coding sequence GTGCTCGAGACTTTCACCGGATTCGCCGTCGTGGGGGTGGCGATCATCCTGGGCTACGTCATCGGGCGCATCGATCTGCTCGGACCGCACGCCCGCCACGTCCTCGGCCGTCTGATCTTCTTCGTCCTGTCGCCCTTCCTCCTGTTCACGGTGCTCGCTCACGCCGACGCGCGCATGCTGTTCTCCTCGCTGCTGCCGGTGTCGGCGATCGCCGCGGTCGCCGTCATCGCGATGTACGCCCTGATCGCCCGGCTGTGGTGGAAGCGCTCCGTCGGCGAGACCCTGATCGGCGCTCTGGCCGCCGGACAGGTCAACTCGAACAACATCGGCATCCCACTGTCGCTCTACCTGCTCGGCAGCGCCGCGTATCCGGCGCCGGTCGTGCTGCTCCAACTGCTGATCTTCACCCCGATCTCCCTCACGATCCTCGACGCGGTCACGAGCGATCGGGTGTCGCTGCGCAAGACCCTCGTCCGCACGGCGACGAACCCCATCATCATCGGATCCGTGCTCGGCACTCTCGTCTCCGTGTTCAGCATCAGGGTGCCCGAGATCGTCATGCAGCCCGCGCAGCTGATCGCGGACGCCGCCGTTCCTGTGCTGCTGATCAGCTACGGCATCTCGCTGCACGGTCAGCGCGTTCTCGGCGCTCCGGGGCGACGCCGCGACATCATCGTCGCCAGCGGGCTGAAACTCGTCGCGATGCCGCTGATCGCGTGGGTGATGGCGGAGTTCGTGTTCGGCCTCTCCCCCGCAGAGGTGCTGATCGTGGTGGTGCTCGCAGCCCTTCCGACGGCGCAGAACGTCTTCAACTACTCGCAGCGCTATGACGTCGGCGAGACGATCTCGCGAGACACGGTCTTCCTCACCACGGTCGGATGCCTGCCGGTGCTCGTGCTGATCATGGTGCTGCTGGGCTGA